CGGCGAACTGCTGGCCCTGGTACTGGTTCCTGAACGGGTTCGTGTAGTCCTGCCCGTCCTCGCCCGTCCCCATGCCGAGCTGGTTGAAGGGGTCGGCCTTCATCCGTCCCTCGGGGAACGGGTTGAAGTCGTAGCCGTTGCTCACGTAGATGATCGCTTTGCGCCGGTTCTGTACCCGCTCGAGGTTCTGCAGCAGCTCGTACGCCGTCGAGAAGGCGACGTGCGCCCGATAGCGCAGCTCGCTCGGCCCTTCAGACCCCTGCGGTCCCTCGACGATCTCCGTTGGCCGCAGGCCCGCCCCCGAGATCCGCTTGATGGCCTCGTCGAGACGCTTGCGGTCGTAGGTGAGGTCGATCGCCAGCGACGAGGGGCCCGTCGACACGATGCCGAACATGTCGCCCTCGTGGATCAACGTCGTCGAGATCCGCTTGAAGAGATCGCGAATGCGCGGCGTGTTGCGGAAGTCGAGGTGCAGGTCGTCGACGAAGAGCAGGAAGATGCGGCCCGCCGCGTCGTTGGTGGGCTGCGTCGCGGGCAGGATGATGCCCTCCTGCACCGGGGGCGGCGGCGGGGCGAGCTTGTTGAACACCCGGCCGCCATGGACGAGCACCAGCGAGGCGATGTCCTGCTTCACGCCGTCTTCGTAGACGTCGAAGTCGTCGGTCGTGAGATCCGCCACGAACTGCCCCTGATCGTCGCGGGCGATGACGTCGGTGGTCACGAGGTTGACCTCGAGCCCGAACATCGGCCGCTCCTGCGGGGGGACGGTCGTCGGCGTCTGGCTGGCGCCCGGCGGCGGCGCGCTCTGCGCCTGGAGCGTCGCAAACCCAAGACCGGCCACGGCAAGCGCGAGAGCCGTACGCAGCCCGAGCCGAATCGGCGATGTCGTCATGATGTTCTCGATTATACCGGGATCGGACGCCGACACCCGGATCAGACGACGGCACGGCCCGCGCGGCCGGGCCTCAGCGGCGCTTCTGGCTCCGGGTGACCTTGGCGGTGGACTTTCGGGCCGCCGGACGCGCCTTGCTCGCCGCCCGCGCGGCCGGTCGGGCCGCCGCCGGCTTCCGGGCGGCAACCTTCTTGGCTGGCTGGCGCGCCGGGCGAGCCGCCGCCGTCGAGGGCGTTCGGCCACCACCGGCCCT
The window above is part of the Acidobacteriota bacterium genome. Proteins encoded here:
- a CDS encoding VWA domain-containing protein, whose product is MTTSPIRLGLRTALALAVAGLGFATLQAQSAPPPGASQTPTTVPPQERPMFGLEVNLVTTDVIARDDQGQFVADLTTDDFDVYEDGVKQDIASLVLVHGGRVFNKLAPPPPPVQEGIILPATQPTNDAAGRIFLLFVDDLHLDFRNTPRIRDLFKRISTTLIHEGDMFGIVSTGPSSLAIDLTYDRKRLDEAIKRISGAGLRPTEIVEGPQGSEGPSELRYRAHVAFSTAYELLQNLERVQNRRKAIIYVSNGYDFNPFPEGRMKADPFNQLGMGTGEDGQDYTNPFRNQYQGQQFADADLARELAELTRAANRANTSFYTIDPRGLVGGADIDEQVDMMEWSNHVRKTQDSLRIIADLTGGLAIVNQNDFDRALKRIDAETSDYYMLGYYSTNPDPTRRTRRVEVKAKRKDVNVWARSGYTLKPPPAPPSGSR